A window of Nicotiana tabacum cultivar K326 chromosome 24, ASM71507v2, whole genome shotgun sequence contains these coding sequences:
- the LOC107832449 gene encoding uncharacterized protein LOC107832449, with protein sequence MCTMPWCIIGYFNVISSTEEKIGGVPYQMSESLDFLSMMEDCELVGLGFYGPRYTWSNGKGPGSIVWKRLDRGLANDNWLVSFPTTTISHLAAASSDHSLLLMEIHGQYDQAKKYFRFLDNWTENDSFLSLVQNVWNKRVEGNAMWVFHQKLKALSQALRKWSRIQYGNIFQKPKEYE encoded by the coding sequence ATGTGCACTATGCCTTGGTGTATTATTGGATATTTTAATGTTATTTCTTCTACTGAGGAGAAAATTGGAGGAGTACCATATCAAATGAGCGAAAGTCTGGACTTCCTGAGTATGATGGAGGATTGTGAACTTGTTGGCCTTGGCTTCTATGGTCCAAGATACACTTGGTCAAATGGAAAAGGACCAGGTTCTATTGTGTGGAAGAGATTGGACAGAGGCCTTGCCAATGACAACTGGCTGGTTTCTTTCCCTACTACTACTATCAGTCATCTTGCAGCTGCTAGTTCTGACCACTCACTATTGCTTATGgagattcatggacaatatgaccaAGCCAAGAAATACTTCAGATTTCTCGACAATTGGACAGAAAATGACAGCTTTCTATCTTTAGTACAGAATGTGTGGAACAAACGTGTGGAAGGGAATGCAATGTGGGTGTTTCATCAAAAGCTCAAAGCCCTTTCTCAAGCCCTGAGAAAATGGTCCAGAATTCAATATGGGAATATTTTCCAAAAACCAAAAGAGTATGAATA